GAAATTAAAAAAGCTGAGGGACGGGCGGTGTACGACCCCACGCGAGAACAGAAGATATTTGATCGCATGCAAGGTACCAATCCCGGTCCCCTCGAAAATAGCGCCATTGTTCGACTTTTCGAGCGTGTTATTGACGAGACCAGGCGATTGGAGCGTATCCGGACGAAAGGGGAATAAACCATGCTGGTGGTTATGAGGTCAACAGCTACGGAGAAGGATCTTAACGAGCTCAAACAGTATCTGGTCGATCTTGACTACGATTTTCATCAGTCAACCGGTGCCAATCGTGTGATCATCGGCATCATTGGCGAAACGGCCCGCCTCGATATGCAGGAACTTCAGGCTCTGCCCGGCGTGCTGGCGGTGTTCAAAATTCCTGAGGAATAACGCTCGATTAAATGATCCAACAAAAAAGGGAAAGCCAATGGCTTTCCCTTTTTTAGTATGCATTACCGTGTCCGTTGAAAATTAATCGGAGACGATTTGGCTCTTGGTGAAGATGGAGTGCAATTGCAGACCGGCGGCTTCCACAATTTCGCGACCGCCTTCCTGGCGGTCGACCAGGGTGATGATGCCGAGTACTTCAAGGCCTTCTTCACGGGCCCGGTCGACGGCTTTGAGCGCCGAACCGCCGGTCGTTAAAACGTCTTCCACGATCACTACTCGGGCCCCGGGACGAAGATTTTTGCGGCCTTCCAGCCACTGGCCGGTGCCGTGTCCTTTCGGTTCCTTGCGGATAATGAAAGCCGGGATCGGCGTGTCGCCCATGGAGCTCACCAGGGCCGCCGCCGTGGCGATCGGGTCGGCGCCGAGCGTTAACCCCCCGACTCCGTCGATAGGACCGGGGAAGTGCTTGAGTTCTTCAAGTACGGCTTTTCCTACCAGCATGGCACCGCGCGGATGCAAAGTGGTCTGTTTGCCGTCGAAATAAAAGTTGCTTTTGCGTCCTGACGCCAGTGTCACCTCGCGTTCTTCATAGGACAGCTGGCGAATGATGTTTTTAAGTTCTGCGCGATCGCTGGTCAAAACCAAATCTCCTTGTTATGGACAATGCACCCATCGGTCAATCTTCGATCCGGCAAACGTGGGTCTTTGTGCCGGAGAAGATACAAGCCGCAGGTGTTAACGAAACTCAGAACAGCCCGAGCTGATCATCGGATTTCAAGCGTGGGAATTTAACCGGGTAATTGCCGCTGAAACAGGCTTCGCAAAAGTGCCCCTTCGCCCCCTTGGGCGCCCCGGCGATTTCCAGCATACCCTCGAGTGACAGATAACCGAGGGTGTCTGCAGTGACATATTTGCGGATTTCGTCGATGGTGTGCGATGACGCGATCAGTTCTTTGCGGGTGGGCGTGTCGATGCCGTAGAAACAGGGGTAAGCTGTTGGCGGCGACGAAACCCGCATATGAACTTCCTTGGCACCGGCGTTGCGAATCATTTTAATGATTTTACGGGATGTGGTGCCGCGCACGATGGAGTCGTCGATAACCACCACCCGTTTGCCTTGCAGCACTTCGCGAATGGCGTTGAGTTTGATTTTGACGCCGAAATGCCGGATCGACTGCTGGGGCTCGATGAAGGTGCGGCCGACGTAATGGTTGCGGATCAGGGCCATTTCAAAGGGGATTCCGGCTTCTTCGGCATAGCCGATGGCAGCTGGGACGCCCGAGTCGGGGACCGGGATGACGATGTCGGCTTCCACCTGGTGCTCACGGGCCAACTGATGACCGAACCCCTTGCGCATCTGGTAGACCTGCTGTCCGAAAATGGTGCTGTCCGGTCGCGCGAAATAGACGAATTCGAAAATACAGGGGGAAGGGGTGCGTTCTTCAAACGGGTGGTACGATGTCATGCCGTTTTTATCGAAAATCACCATTTCGCCCGGTTCGATTTCCCGTATAAACCGCGCTTCGATAAGATCCAGCGCGCAGGTTTCGGATGCTACCACGTAAGCACCGTCGACTTCTCCGAGCACCAGCGGCCTGAATCCGTGAGGGTCGCGTGCTGCGACCATGCGTGTTTCGGTGAGAAACACCAGGCTGTACGCACCACGGACCTGGCGCAGGGCTTCCGAAATACGATCCCCCAAAGAATCGCTCTGGGAACGGGCCAGTAAGTGGATGATGACTTCGGTATCAGCCGTGGTGGAGAAGATGGAGCCTTTTTCCTCCAGGGCGTTGCGCACCTCCCGGGCGTTGACCAGGTTACCGTTGTGCGCGACCGCAACGCTGCCACGGGCGTAATCGACAGCGATGGGTTGGCAGTTGCGGATATTGTCGCCACCGGCTGTGGAGTAGCGCACATGGCCGATGGAGGCGTCACCCGACAGTTTGTTGAATATCTCGTCATCCTTGAAGACATCAGCTACCAGCCCGCTGCCGAGATGGGTTCGCAGTCGCATTCCGTCGGCGGCTGAGATGCCGCAGCTTTCCTGACCACGATGCTGAAGGGCGTAAAGTCCCAGATATGTCATGTTGGCGGCTTCCGGATGACCGTAGATACCGAATACGCCGCACTCGTCCTCGTATTTGTCAAACATAATACCGTTGAGCTCCCTGCTGGATGCCGTTTGGCGCGGCGCATCGAATAGCGCCATCGCCGTAAATATTCAATATACCATACCTCTGTCTGTTGAGGCATGCTGTTCCGTTGGGTCGTGTCATGGAAGAGCCCATTCGCTTGACCTCGAATGGGCTCTTCATGGTGGAAGTTAGAGCAGTTCGTCCCGGATGAAGCGTACCGCGTTTTGATACAGCCACAGCCCCATGCCTTCCTCGGGGAGATTCTCCTCGCGGGTCCAGCGGGGGTGGTGGGTGCGGTGAACGTAGGCTTCCGGATGCGGCATGAGCCCGAACAAGCGCCCTGTTTCATCGCAGAGCCCGGCTATCGCAGCGGTAGAACCGTTGGGGTTCAGAGGATAGTCCTGGGTCGGCGCGCTGTAATCCGGCAGGCTGTACTGGAGGACCCCCAGATGCTTTGCCGTGATTTGTTCCAGTGTGGCATCGCTTTCGACAACAAGTTTACCTTCGCCATGACGTACCGGCAGGGTAATGCCGTCGAGGCCGCGAGTGAAAATGCACGGCGACTCAGGGTCGGCCTTGAGGTACACCCAGCGGTCTTCAAAACGGCCGTTGTCGTTGAATGTCAGAGTGACACTCTGGGTAAAATCCTTTTCCAGAGCCGGCAGCAGCCCCATTTTGACCATCAGCTGAAAGCCGTTGCAGACGCCCATGATCAGCTTGCCGTCAGCGATGAATTTGCGCAGGTGTTCGCTCAGGTGTTCTTCGCTGTCCTTGATCGGAGCGTGCAGCAGCCGATTGGCGCCGGCCTTGGCGCTGCCGAGGTCATCGCCGTCGAGAAAGCCACCGGCCAGATTGAGGAAGTGGTAGTCCTGCAGCAGCACCCGGCCACTTAACAGTTCGGAAATATGGACGATGTCGACCACTTCGGCACCGGCCAGGCGGCAGGCATGGGCCGTTTCTCTTTCGCAGTTGGTGCCGTTGCCGGCAATAACGATGGCACGTACTTGTTTCGACATAGTTTACATCTCCCTTAACGGCGCCTGCCACGCCTCTTTGAGATCATCAATTTGGGTCCGGACCAGAACCTCGCCACCGAGGCCGACGATACGCAGTTCCTGATCTTCGGTGATGGTGCCGAGCATGGATACATCCTGACCGTTGAAAAGTTTTTCGAAGGCCGTTTTGTTGTCGGGCTTTACGGTTACAAGCAGGCGGCTGGCCGTTTCGGAGAACAGCACGGCGTCTTCGCGCAGCACTTCGTCACATTTGACGTTGCGCAAATCGACATGCATGCCGAAACCGCCGGCGAAAGCCGTTTCTGCCAGGGCGATGCCGAGGCCGCCGTCGGACAGGTCGTGGCAACTGGCCAGCAGCCCCTGTTTCTGGGCCTGGTTCACGGTGCGGTATCGTTGCAGGGCGGTGGCGGCGTCGACCTTGGGGACGTTCTTGCCGAGGTGGCCGAGCATGTCGTAATACTCGGATGCGCCCAGCTCGTTGCGCGTGATGCCAAGCAGGTAAATCAGGTCGCCGGGGCGTTTGGCGTCCATGGTGACGCCTTTGCGGATGTCGTCGACTTTGCCGATCACCGAGAATAGCACTGTCGGCGGAATGGAAATTTTGGTGTCCCCGATCTGGTAGTCGTTTTTCATGGAGTCCTTACCTGAAATCAGGGGCACGCCGAAGGCCAGGCAGTAGTCGTAGAGCGCCTTGTTGGCACGAACCAGCTGTGCGGCCTTGTACTCTCCGTCGGGAGTTTTTTCGCTTTGTACCGGATCGCACCAGCAGAAGTTGTCGAGACCCGCGACGTGATCGATGTTGCCGCCGACGGCGACATAGTTGCGTAGCCCTTCATCGACGGCACAGGCCATCATGTGATAGGTGTCGATGTCGCTGTAGCGGGGGGTGATGCCATGGGCCACCACAACACCCTCGAAGGAGTCGGGTAGGGGCCTGACCATGGCAGCGTCGGCGGGGCCGTCGTTGGCGATACCCACCAAGGGTTTAAGCACGGTGCCGGCCTGCACCTCATGGTCGTAGCGGCGCACCACGCTTTCCTTGGAGCAGATATTCAGTCGAGCCAGCAAGTGGCGCAAAGTGGCTTCCGCGTCGACGGGCTGACTGAATTCCGGTTCCTGGTAGGCACGGTTTTCCCAGCGGGCCTTCAGCTGCAGCTGCGGGACGCCCGCGTGGAGAAACTCCATAGGCAGATAAGTGACGGTCTTGCCGTCGTACAGGCAGTGGTAATAGCCGGAGTCGTTGAAGACGCCAAGGTCTGTAGCTTCCACATCCATTTCCTTGGCCAGAGCGATGAAGGCTTCGGCCTTGTCGATGGGAACCGCAACGGTCATGCGTTCCTGCGCTTCGGAGATGAGAATCTCCCACGGCTGCAGGCCGGAGTATTTCAGCGGCGCGCGATCCAGGTGCATTTCAAATCCGCCGGTATCTTCGGCCATCTCGCCAACGGAGGAGGACAGACCGCCGGCACCGTTGTCGGTGATGGAATTATAAAGGCCGCGATCCCGCGCGATGATCAAAAAGTCGAACATGCGTTTCTGGGTGATGGGATCGCCGATCTGAACCGCGGTGGCCGGGGAACCTTCGTGCAACTCCTCGGAGGAGAAGGTGGCGCCATGAATGCCGTCTTTGCCGATACGGCCGCCGACCATCATAATGCGGTCGCCGACCTGGGCCTGCTTGACATGACCGGGCTGGCCATGGATTTCGGCGGGCATCAATGCGGCGGTACCGCAGTAAACCAGCGGCTTGCCGGCAAAACGATCGTCGAACACGATAGAACCGTTGACGGTCGGCACACCGCTTTTATTGCCGCCGTGTTCGACCCCTTCGACCACGCCTTCAAAGATTCGTCGCGGATGCAACAGGCGCGGCGGCAGCGGTTCGCTGTAAAAAGGCGAAGCGAAGCAGAACACATCGGTATTGAAAATCAGGCGGGCTCCCATGCCGGTGCCGAAAGGATCGCGGTTGACGCCCACGATCCCCGTCAACGCGCCGCCGTAAGGATCGAGGGCGCTGGGGGAGTTATGCGTTTCGACCTTGAACACCAGGCTCCAGTCGTCGTTGAAGCGGATGACTCCGGCGTTGTCCTTGAACACGGACAGGCAGAAATCCTTTTGCCCTTTGGCGGCGCGTACATCGCGGGTAGCACCGACGATAAACGTCTTGAAGAGGGAGTCGATGGTCTCTGAATTGCCCTCACTGTCTTCGTAATCGATGCGGGCCGAGAAAATCTTATGCTTGCAGTGTTCACTCCAGGTCTGCGCCAGGGCTTCCAGCTCCACATCGGTCAGGCGGGTGGAGAGCCCCATCTTCTGACGTTCGGCCTGGTTTTGAGGGTCGTTGGCAAAGGCCTGGATTTCTTTCATTTCCTCCAGGTTGAGCGCCAGCACGCCTTCGCGGCTGATGCGCATCAGTTCCTCGTCGGAGACGTTGAGGTCAATCTCCCGCACCTTGGGTTCGGCAGTCGAAACCACCCGGGGCACCGTAACCGGGACGCCGGTTTTACGGTTGAACTCCGCAGCGGGAATGATGGTCCAGCGCTGAATCAGTCCGTTACCCAAAAAGCCGGCGGCAATGCGCTCGGCCGCGTCTTCATCAAGTTGGCCCGAAAGAAGGTACTGCACAGAGGTGTAAACACCTTCGTCGTCGCCAAATGCCCGACCGGTGAGGTATTGAATGGCTTCCCTGGATGTGCGACCGACGTTGTCGGTGACGCCGGGGCGGAAACCGACTTCAATCAGGACGTCGAACCGGGCGGCAAGCGGTTGGTTGACGGCATAGCGCTGAATCACCGGATCCGAGAAAGGTCCCTCGGCAGCCGCGTTCACCTCTGCTTGGGACAATTCCGCATCGATGGTATAGACATCGATGGTCTGTACCTCGTCCAATACGATTCCAAGGTGTTCGCGGATTTCGCGTTTGACGCGTTCGCCGCGCGCATCGCGAATGCCTTCTTTCAGTCCGACTTCTACTCTCCAGGCCATTATGATCTCCTCGACAAGGGTGAACCGGTAAACGTCATACGGCGGCACGCAGGCCGCCGTGCCGCACGGGAAACCTCGCATGTACAAGTTCCCGCCGGTGATAGTCTTGATGTGTTTGTATGTATACAATGCGGATGCATGGACAAGGTTACCCGCGAAACCGGATGGATGACTCTCTTCCCAACCCTGCCATACGCTGTCAGAGCGGCGTTGCCCGGGCCACGAGTGGCGATGTGCATGGGGCAGGGCAGGCGCTGAATCCGCCGGATTGTGGTTTGAATATTGTCCATTGCAAAAGGCTTCAGCCCGTCTTTCATCCAGGCAGTGTGGCGGTGCTACCAGACAAAGCAGTCGCTGGGTTTGTTCTGACTGCCGATAAACAGTTGGGTTGAACTGGCGCCCTGTTCCTCAAGTACCCCGCGAGCGCAGGCTTCGGCCAATTGCGGCGTATTGTTGGTTTCACTCAGATGCGCCAGGAAAACCGCCTCCAGTCCATCCCAATGAAGATCCCGCAGCAGTTGCGCGGCTTCATTGTTGGACAGATGGCCGTGACGGCTGCGAACACGTTGTTTCAGATGCCACGGATAGGGTCCGTCGCGCAGCAGATCCTCATCGTGGTTCGATTCGAGAACCAACACCCGGCAGCCTTTGAAACGGTCGGCAACCAGCCGGGTCGCGAGACCCAGATCCGTGACGATGCCGATTTTTCCGGCTGAGGTCGATAGGATGAATCCGGTCGGCGCCACGGCATCATGGGTGATCGGCACCGTTTGGACTTCGATGTCCCGCAGGCGAAAAGTGTCGCCGGAATCGAACGTGACGGTGCTCGGCAGTTTTCCCACCCCAGGCAGCGCCTCATGTGTCGCTTGGTGCACGTGTACGGGCACATTCCAGCGTCGGGCAACGGGGCCGAGGCCACAGCAATGGTCGCGATGCTCGTGGGTGACCAGCAGCGCATCGAGACGTTCCGGCTCGGCGCCAATGACCTGTAGCCGGCGGCCGATTTCGCGGGCAGAGAGGCCAGCGTCGATCAGTAACCGGCTTTCGGCCGTCTCGACATAAATTGCGTTACCTTTACTGCCGCTCGCCAGCAGACAGACTTGCACTTGGCCTCCCTGTTATCCACGGCAAGGCGCCGTTTATATACCGGAAAATAGCGGTGTTCGCAAGATAAAACGAATCCGCCATCCTGCCACATTGGCATCGGGAAGTCCAGAGTCAGGACCTTTTTCCGAAAAAAATGAATTCG
This DNA window, taken from Syntrophotalea carbinolica DSM 2380, encodes the following:
- the pheA gene encoding chorismate mutase, with the translated sequence MTIDEIRQEIDALDDELLKIFNRRAALALAIGEIKKAEGRAVYDPTREQKIFDRMQGTNPGPLENSAIVRLFERVIDETRRLERIRTKGE
- the pyrE gene encoding orotate phosphoribosyltransferase produces the protein MTSDRAELKNIIRQLSYEEREVTLASGRKSNFYFDGKQTTLHPRGAMLVGKAVLEELKHFPGPIDGVGGLTLGADPIATAAALVSSMGDTPIPAFIIRKEPKGHGTGQWLEGRKNLRPGARVVIVEDVLTTGGSALKAVDRAREEGLEVLGIITLVDRQEGGREIVEAAGLQLHSIFTKSQIVSD
- the purF gene encoding amidophosphoribosyltransferase, whose product is MFDKYEDECGVFGIYGHPEAANMTYLGLYALQHRGQESCGISAADGMRLRTHLGSGLVADVFKDDEIFNKLSGDASIGHVRYSTAGGDNIRNCQPIAVDYARGSVAVAHNGNLVNAREVRNALEEKGSIFSTTADTEVIIHLLARSQSDSLGDRISEALRQVRGAYSLVFLTETRMVAARDPHGFRPLVLGEVDGAYVVASETCALDLIEARFIREIEPGEMVIFDKNGMTSYHPFEERTPSPCIFEFVYFARPDSTIFGQQVYQMRKGFGHQLAREHQVEADIVIPVPDSGVPAAIGYAEEAGIPFEMALIRNHYVGRTFIEPQQSIRHFGVKIKLNAIREVLQGKRVVVIDDSIVRGTTSRKIIKMIRNAGAKEVHMRVSSPPTAYPCFYGIDTPTRKELIASSHTIDEIRKYVTADTLGYLSLEGMLEIAGAPKGAKGHFCEACFSGNYPVKFPRLKSDDQLGLF
- a CDS encoding phosphoribosylformylglycinamidine synthase subunit PurS is translated as MAWRVEVGLKEGIRDARGERVKREIREHLGIVLDEVQTIDVYTIDAELSQAEVNAAAEGPFSDPVIQRYAVNQPLAARFDVLIEVGFRPGVTDNVGRTSREAIQYLTGRAFGDDEGVYTSVQYLLSGQLDEDAAERIAAGFLGNGLIQRWTIIPAAEFNRKTGVPVTVPRVVSTAEPKVREIDLNVSDEELMRISREGVLALNLEEMKEIQAFANDPQNQAERQKMGLSTRLTDVELEALAQTWSEHCKHKIFSARIDYEDSEGNSETIDSLFKTFIVGATRDVRAAKGQKDFCLSVFKDNAGVIRFNDDWSLVFKVETHNSPSALDPYGGALTGIVGVNRDPFGTGMGARLIFNTDVFCFASPFYSEPLPPRLLHPRRIFEGVVEGVEHGGNKSGVPTVNGSIVFDDRFAGKPLVYCGTAALMPAEIHGQPGHVKQAQVGDRIMMVGGRIGKDGIHGATFSSEELHEGSPATAVQIGDPITQKRMFDFLIIARDRGLYNSITDNGAGGLSSSVGEMAEDTGGFEMHLDRAPLKYSGLQPWEILISEAQERMTVAVPIDKAEAFIALAKEMDVEATDLGVFNDSGYYHCLYDGKTVTYLPMEFLHAGVPQLQLKARWENRAYQEPEFSQPVDAEATLRHLLARLNICSKESVVRRYDHEVQAGTVLKPLVGIANDGPADAAMVRPLPDSFEGVVVAHGITPRYSDIDTYHMMACAVDEGLRNYVAVGGNIDHVAGLDNFCWCDPVQSEKTPDGEYKAAQLVRANKALYDYCLAFGVPLISGKDSMKNDYQIGDTKISIPPTVLFSVIGKVDDIRKGVTMDAKRPGDLIYLLGITRNELGASEYYDMLGHLGKNVPKVDAATALQRYRTVNQAQKQGLLASCHDLSDGGLGIALAETAFAGGFGMHVDLRNVKCDEVLREDAVLFSETASRLLVTVKPDNKTAFEKLFNGQDVSMLGTITEDQELRIVGLGGEVLVRTQIDDLKEAWQAPLREM
- a CDS encoding MBL fold metallo-hydrolase; amino-acid sequence: MQVCLLASGSKGNAIYVETAESRLLIDAGLSAREIGRRLQVIGAEPERLDALLVTHEHRDHCCGLGPVARRWNVPVHVHQATHEALPGVGKLPSTVTFDSGDTFRLRDIEVQTVPITHDAVAPTGFILSTSAGKIGIVTDLGLATRLVADRFKGCRVLVLESNHDEDLLRDGPYPWHLKQRVRSRHGHLSNNEAAQLLRDLHWDGLEAVFLAHLSETNNTPQLAEACARGVLEEQGASSTQLFIGSQNKPSDCFVW
- a CDS encoding phosphoribosylformylglycinamidine synthase subunit PurQ is translated as MSKQVRAIVIAGNGTNCERETAHACRLAGAEVVDIVHISELLSGRVLLQDYHFLNLAGGFLDGDDLGSAKAGANRLLHAPIKDSEEHLSEHLRKFIADGKLIMGVCNGFQLMVKMGLLPALEKDFTQSVTLTFNDNGRFEDRWVYLKADPESPCIFTRGLDGITLPVRHGEGKLVVESDATLEQITAKHLGVLQYSLPDYSAPTQDYPLNPNGSTAAIAGLCDETGRLFGLMPHPEAYVHRTHHPRWTREENLPEEGMGLWLYQNAVRFIRDELL